A section of the Agromyces aurantiacus genome encodes:
- a CDS encoding class I SAM-dependent methyltransferase: MDPARPALITDDELDDLEREAVGRLRGRVLEIGAGEGENFGALHHDVDWVGLEPDAERRRELATRAREWGRRAEPLDAVAEAIPLPDASVDAVVGTYVLCSVRDQAEALAEVRRVLRPGGRVVFVDHVVAPPRTLKRAVQRAVTPFTARFCHGCHWDRDTGAALAAAGFAGDDVRLVRVPSAPFGPTRVLLFSGHLPERAA, encoded by the coding sequence ATGGACCCCGCGCGACCGGCGCTGATCACCGACGACGAGCTCGACGACCTCGAGCGCGAGGCCGTCGGGCGGCTGCGCGGGCGCGTGCTCGAGATCGGCGCGGGCGAGGGCGAGAACTTCGGCGCGCTGCACCACGACGTGGACTGGGTCGGTCTCGAGCCCGACGCCGAACGCCGCCGCGAGCTCGCGACGCGGGCCCGTGAGTGGGGCCGCCGGGCCGAGCCGCTCGACGCGGTCGCCGAGGCGATCCCGCTGCCCGACGCCTCGGTCGACGCGGTCGTGGGCACGTACGTGCTCTGCTCGGTGCGCGACCAGGCCGAGGCGCTCGCCGAGGTGCGCCGCGTGCTGCGGCCGGGCGGCCGGGTCGTGTTCGTCGACCACGTGGTCGCGCCGCCGCGCACGCTCAAGCGCGCCGTGCAGCGCGCCGTCACGCCGTTCACGGCGCGGTTCTGCCACGGATGCCACTGGGACCGCGACACGGGCGCGGCGCTCGCCGCGGCGGGGTTCGCGGGCGATGACGTGCGCCTCGTGCGCGTGCCGTCGGCGCCGTTCGGCCCGACGCGCGTGCTGCTCTTCAGCGGGCACCTCCCGGAGCGCGCCGCGTGA
- a CDS encoding NAD-dependent deacylase → MSIGAGAGAADGATRAPRVVVLTGAGISAESGVATFRDAGGLWEGHRVEDVATPEAFERDPGTVQRFYDARRRAVASVAPNPAHAALARLEAGLGDDLLLVTQNIDDLHERAGSGRVRHMHGEIFRARCLACGARVEARGDLVDAPPCPECGERTLRPDVVWFGEMPYGLDEIDLALVRCERFVAIGTSGAVHPAAGFVLTAAAFGAATLELNLAESEITPYFDESRLGLASELVPRWVDEMLAGD, encoded by the coding sequence GTGAGCATCGGCGCAGGAGCGGGCGCGGCCGACGGCGCGACACGGGCGCCGCGCGTCGTCGTGCTCACGGGCGCGGGCATCTCCGCCGAGAGCGGCGTTGCGACGTTCCGCGACGCGGGCGGCCTGTGGGAGGGTCACCGCGTCGAGGACGTCGCGACGCCCGAGGCGTTCGAGCGCGATCCCGGAACCGTGCAGCGCTTCTACGACGCGCGGCGGCGCGCCGTCGCCTCCGTCGCGCCGAACCCCGCGCACGCCGCGCTCGCGCGACTCGAGGCGGGGCTCGGCGACGACCTGCTGCTCGTCACGCAGAACATCGACGACCTGCACGAGCGCGCCGGATCCGGACGGGTGCGGCACATGCACGGCGAGATCTTCCGCGCGCGCTGCCTCGCGTGCGGGGCTCGCGTCGAGGCCCGGGGCGACCTCGTCGACGCGCCGCCGTGCCCCGAGTGCGGCGAGCGCACGCTGCGCCCCGACGTGGTCTGGTTCGGCGAGATGCCCTACGGGCTCGACGAGATCGACCTCGCCCTCGTACGGTGCGAGCGGTTCGTGGCGATCGGCACGTCCGGTGCCGTGCACCCGGCGGCGGGATTCGTGCTGACCGCGGCCGCGTTCGGCGCCGCGACGCTCGAGCTGAACCTGGCCGAGAGCGAGATCACGCCGTACTTCGACGAGAGCCGGCTCGGACTCGCGAGCGAGCTCGTGCCGCGGTGGGTCGACGAGATGCTCGCGGGAGACTGA